One window of the Paenibacillus beijingensis genome contains the following:
- a CDS encoding beta-class carbonic anhydrase, which produces MNRLEQILDFNKKFVEEKQYEAYLTGKFPDKKMVIVTCMDTRLTELLPKALNLRNGDVKIIKNAGAIVTQPFGNIMRSILVAVYELNADEVIIIGHYECGMTGMNPERTVNKMVERGVSEQTISTIQNSGMSLMRWLRGFDNVKESVENSVNIVRNHPLLPVDVPVHGMIIHPETGQLDLVVEGYEEQKKRASLTK; this is translated from the coding sequence TTGAACAGACTGGAACAAATTCTGGATTTTAACAAGAAATTCGTCGAGGAAAAACAATACGAGGCTTACCTTACCGGCAAATTCCCCGATAAGAAGATGGTCATCGTCACCTGTATGGACACGCGCCTGACCGAGCTTCTGCCCAAAGCGCTGAACCTGCGCAACGGCGACGTCAAAATCATTAAAAACGCGGGCGCGATCGTCACGCAGCCGTTCGGCAACATTATGCGCAGCATTTTGGTGGCCGTCTACGAGCTCAATGCCGACGAAGTGATCATTATCGGCCACTACGAATGCGGAATGACGGGGATGAACCCGGAGCGCACGGTCAACAAAATGGTTGAACGGGGCGTTTCCGAGCAGACGATTTCAACGATCCAAAATTCCGGCATGAGCCTGATGCGCTGGCTGCGCGGCTTCGACAATGTGAAAGAAAGCGTCGAAAACAGTGTCAATATCGTCCGCAACCACCCGCTGCTGCCGGTCGACGTTCCGGTGCACGGCATGATTATCCATCCGGAGACCGGCCAGCTGGATCTTGTCGTGGAAGGGTATGAGGAGCAGAAAAAGAGAGCCTCCCTTACGAAGTAA
- a CDS encoding iron-sulfur cluster biosynthesis family protein: MHITFTDSAVDQLKPHLQDGERSLKLLYDTEGCGCVVSGVPALMLVQEGEKDDVRGQGDPFEVLYQPRYEVFFEPKLTIDYSPQRRSFTLKSDNQIYTNELRFMRT, encoded by the coding sequence ATGCATATTACGTTCACGGATTCGGCGGTCGATCAATTGAAGCCGCACCTGCAGGACGGAGAGCGCTCTCTGAAGCTGCTTTACGATACGGAAGGCTGCGGCTGCGTCGTAAGCGGCGTCCCGGCGCTGATGCTCGTCCAGGAAGGCGAGAAGGACGACGTTCGCGGGCAAGGCGACCCGTTCGAGGTGTTATATCAGCCGAGATACGAAGTTTTTTTCGAACCGAAGCTGACAATCGACTACAGCCCGCAGCGCCGTTCGTTCACGCTGAAAAGCGACAATCAAATTTATACGAACGAATTGCGGTTTATGCGGACTTAA
- a CDS encoding carboxypeptidase M32, with the protein MTETGSVNLQHFKDTIRKISRYDEALNVLYWDLRTGAPRKGADTRSEVIGTLSADKFKLSTSEELGGLLAALEEPEQFGRLGEIDRRLVQETRKDYDRSVKIPPKLYQEYVVLTSQSESAWEEAKASGDYDGFQPYLDKIIHYTNQFIDLWGAGDTRYDTLLDLYEPGMTTAKLDVVFGGLREKLVPLAAAIAESAHRPDTGFLRQTYDKQAQKSFSLYILEQMGFDFGAGRLDESVHPFATGLSPGDVRITTRYLENDVMSALFGTIHEGGHALYEQNIRPELIGTTLCGGTSMGIHESQSRFWENVIGRSRPFWERYLSELQQRFPGRLDVDAERFYRAINVVEPGLIRIEADELTYNLHIMIRYEIEKMIFNDGVKAADLPAIWNDKYRDYLGIVPANNREGVLQDVHWSGGAFGYFPSYSLGNMYAAQMTVAMEKELPGMWELVGSGELQPLKEWLTGKVYQYGKLRTPSEIIEGISGKPLDSAYLVAYLEKKYKDIYRI; encoded by the coding sequence ATGACGGAAACCGGCAGCGTGAACCTTCAGCATTTCAAAGATACGATCCGCAAAATCAGCCGTTATGACGAGGCGCTCAACGTACTTTATTGGGATCTTCGGACAGGAGCGCCGCGCAAAGGGGCGGACACCCGCTCGGAAGTAATCGGCACGCTTTCGGCCGACAAGTTCAAGCTGTCCACCTCGGAGGAGCTGGGCGGACTGCTTGCCGCTCTCGAGGAACCGGAGCAATTCGGACGGCTCGGGGAAATCGACCGCAGACTGGTGCAGGAGACACGCAAAGATTATGACCGCAGCGTCAAAATTCCGCCGAAGCTGTACCAGGAATATGTCGTGCTCACGTCCCAGTCGGAGTCGGCTTGGGAGGAAGCGAAGGCGTCCGGGGATTATGACGGTTTTCAGCCTTACTTGGATAAAATCATTCATTATACAAATCAGTTTATCGATTTGTGGGGGGCGGGCGATACCCGCTACGATACGCTGCTGGACCTGTACGAGCCCGGCATGACGACCGCCAAGCTCGATGTCGTATTCGGCGGCTTAAGGGAGAAGCTTGTGCCGCTGGCGGCCGCCATAGCGGAAAGCGCCCACCGTCCAGATACCGGCTTTTTGCGGCAAACATACGACAAACAGGCGCAAAAATCGTTCAGCTTGTACATTCTGGAGCAGATGGGGTTCGATTTCGGCGCGGGCAGACTCGACGAGAGCGTCCATCCGTTTGCGACGGGGCTGAGTCCCGGCGACGTCCGCATTACGACCCGCTATTTGGAGAATGACGTCATGAGCGCGCTGTTCGGGACGATTCACGAGGGCGGCCACGCCCTGTACGAGCAAAATATACGCCCCGAGCTGATCGGCACGACGCTGTGCGGCGGCACGTCGATGGGAATCCACGAATCGCAGTCGCGTTTCTGGGAAAATGTGATCGGCCGCAGCCGTCCGTTCTGGGAGCGTTATTTGAGCGAGCTGCAGCAGCGCTTTCCGGGGAGGCTGGACGTAGACGCCGAGCGGTTTTACCGGGCGATCAACGTCGTCGAGCCGGGGCTGATCCGGATTGAAGCGGATGAGCTTACGTATAATCTTCATATCATGATCCGCTATGAAATCGAAAAGATGATATTTAACGATGGGGTGAAAGCGGCCGACCTGCCCGCCATATGGAATGACAAGTATCGCGACTATCTCGGCATCGTTCCCGCAAACAACAGAGAAGGCGTGCTGCAGGATGTGCACTGGTCGGGCGGGGCATTCGGTTATTTCCCGTCGTACTCGCTCGGAAATATGTACGCGGCGCAAATGACGGTTGCGATGGAAAAGGAGCTGCCCGGCATGTGGGAGTTGGTCGGATCGGGGGAGCTGCAGCCGCTCAAGGAATGGCTTACCGGCAAAGTATACCAATACGGGAAGCTGCGCACGCCTTCGGAAATTATCGAGGGCATCAGCGGCAAGCCGCTGGATTCGGCTTATTTGGTCGCCTATCTGGAGAAGAAATACAAAGATATCTACCGAATCTAA
- a CDS encoding DUF309 domain-containing protein: protein MNVYPDAYVAYLVEFHVTRDYFECHELLEEYWKDHPADGKSRLWVGLIQLAVGQYHHRRGNVRGAYKIYRQALLRLSPANLAEAGLDGGVLLPAVNDIAGALERGEPLPYRPWSMPIANSELEERCRSACRRLGLNWDAGVTIPVEEVVHRHKLRDRSAVLEARRKSLEAKNALRRKC, encoded by the coding sequence ATGAACGTTTATCCCGACGCTTATGTCGCTTATTTAGTGGAATTCCACGTTACTCGAGACTATTTCGAATGTCATGAATTGCTGGAAGAGTATTGGAAGGATCATCCGGCCGACGGGAAATCCCGGTTATGGGTCGGTCTTATACAGCTTGCAGTCGGACAATATCATCACCGCAGAGGCAACGTAAGGGGGGCATACAAAATATACCGCCAGGCGCTGCTTCGCCTGAGTCCGGCAAATTTGGCCGAAGCCGGATTGGACGGAGGCGTACTGCTGCCCGCCGTGAACGACATCGCCGGCGCGCTGGAACGCGGCGAGCCGCTGCCGTACCGGCCGTGGAGCATGCCGATCGCCAATTCGGAGCTTGAGGAGCGCTGCCGCAGCGCCTGCCGGCGGCTCGGACTTAATTGGGATGCAGGGGTGACAATCCCGGTGGAGGAAGTGGTACACCGGCATAAGCTGCGCGACCGGAGCGCGGTTCTGGAGGCGAGACGAAAGTCGCTTGAAGCGAAGAACGCGTTAAGGAGAAAATGTTAA
- a CDS encoding YxcD family protein, with amino-acid sequence MRIYTDEIINAICLNIADRKGVSPSDVEAQLSWDEEYGFTAEVWVQGRSQYLVEANLLEAIEQYMYKQYGKRVFRSQITLDADEDFWADIAE; translated from the coding sequence ATGCGGATCTACACCGATGAAATTATTAACGCCATCTGCCTGAATATCGCCGATCGCAAAGGAGTGTCGCCTTCCGATGTGGAGGCCCAGCTCTCCTGGGACGAAGAGTACGGGTTCACGGCTGAAGTATGGGTACAGGGAAGATCTCAATATTTGGTTGAAGCGAACCTGCTCGAAGCAATCGAGCAATATATGTACAAACAATACGGGAAGCGGGTATTCCGCTCCCAAATTACGCTAGACGCGGATGAAGATTTTTGGGCGGATATCGCCGAATAA
- a CDS encoding membrane protein produces MKKGLLMLIAFTVFFAFTAANAADAKPRGGLKSPKQSFTSTPSKSSDTGSASSGTKSGSTAASGANTKPGFFSGGSLMKGLMIGGLAGLLFGSMFGGMGFFGNFLGLIVNLLALFVLFAAIRSVFVYFRNRRKADQRRPY; encoded by the coding sequence ATGAAAAAAGGATTGCTGATGTTGATTGCATTTACGGTGTTTTTTGCGTTTACGGCTGCAAACGCCGCCGACGCAAAGCCGCGCGGAGGACTGAAATCTCCTAAGCAAAGCTTCACGTCGACGCCAAGCAAGTCAAGCGACACGGGCAGCGCCAGCTCCGGCACGAAGAGCGGCAGCACGGCCGCATCCGGCGCAAACACCAAGCCAGGATTTTTCAGCGGCGGCAGCCTGATGAAAGGTCTTATGATCGGCGGACTGGCCGGCCTGCTGTTCGGCAGCATGTTTGGCGGAATGGGCTTTTTCGGCAACTTCTTGGGATTGATCGTTAATCTGCTCGCGCTGTTCGTGCTGTTCGCCGCGATCCGTTCCGTTTTCGTTTACTTCCGGAACCGCCGCAAAGCGGACCAGCGGAGACCATATTAA
- a CDS encoding outer spore coat protein CotE codes for MTFADKQLQAREIITKAVCGKGRKFSTVTHTVTPPHRPTSILGAWVINHQYEAVRSGDGVEVIGSYDINIWYSYNKNSQTDVAKETVSYVENVPLSYVDPKHRASTEEVSADSTQEPNCIEANVSANGQSVAVRVEREFSVEMVAETKVCVAVIPGGCDDLDGKDGKYSYGESSDFDDLDPDLLDDEL; via the coding sequence ATGACATTTGCAGATAAACAGCTTCAAGCTAGAGAGATAATAACGAAAGCTGTCTGCGGCAAAGGTCGTAAGTTTTCGACGGTAACCCATACCGTAACGCCCCCTCACCGCCCCACCAGCATTCTGGGAGCATGGGTAATCAACCACCAGTATGAAGCGGTTCGGTCGGGGGACGGCGTCGAGGTTATCGGATCTTACGATATCAACATTTGGTATTCGTATAACAAAAACTCCCAAACGGACGTCGCCAAGGAAACGGTTTCCTATGTGGAAAATGTTCCGCTTTCTTATGTGGATCCGAAGCATCGTGCTTCCACGGAAGAAGTGTCTGCGGATTCCACGCAGGAGCCGAACTGTATCGAAGCCAATGTTTCTGCGAACGGACAATCGGTCGCCGTACGGGTGGAACGGGAATTTTCGGTGGAAATGGTTGCCGAAACGAAAGTTTGCGTCGCTGTCATCCCGGGCGGTTGCGACGACCTGGACGGCAAAGACGGCAAATACAGTTACGGCGAGAGCAGCGATTTCGACGATCTGGATCCGGATCTGCTGGACGACGAGCTGTAA